GCGGCCACCGCCGGGATCCACCAGAAAGTCACCCACGCCTGCGGTACCGTTTGCCCCGCAACAAGTTGGTTATATAGCGCGCCGGAAATCTGCGAGCCCAGCAGCATTCCGATGCCGTAGGTGAACATCACGATCATGCTCTGTGCCTGACCTTTGACCTTCTCGCCCGCCACGCGGTCGGTATAGATAAAGCCAACCACGAAGAAAAAGTCGTAGCACACGCCGTGCAACAGGATGCCAAGATAGAGCAGGAACCGTCCCTCTTCGCTGACGCCCAGCGCAAAGAAGGCGTAGCGTACGAACCACGCCGCCATGCCGATCAGCAACATGTATTTGACGCCCAGGCGGCGGAACAGCAGCGGGATCACCAGCATAAAGAAGATTTCTGACATCTGACCGAAGGACATGGCGGTGCTGACGTCCGCGACCCCGGCATCCGCCAGATAAGAGGCGGTATAGGCGTAGTAGGTGCCCAGCGGAATAGAGATCAGCGTCGCGCACAAGGAGAAAATCAGGAAGTGGCGCGTTTTCAGCAGCGCGAAAGCGTCAGCGCACAGCAGGTCGCGAAACTGCACCGGGGTCCCTTTCGCCGGGGCCGGCGTGTGCGGCAGCGTCAGGCTATAAACCGCCAGTACCACTGAACACAGCGCCGCGAGGGTGAAAATCCCGGTGGTATCGGAAATACCGGTCACGCCGATGAAGATACCGGCGATAATCCAGCCGATGGTGCCGAAAACGCGGACCACCGGAAAAGTCTTGTCAACGTTCGCCAGGCTGTGGAACGCAATATTGTTAGTCAGCGCCAGCGTAGGCATATAGCACAGGGTGTAGCCGAACAGCAGGCCAATCAGCAGCGCGCCGTTTTGCGCCACCAGCGCCTGCGGCACAAACCACAGAATCACCGCCCCGGCCAGGTGCATGACCGCCATCACCTTCTGCGAGGCAAAGAAGCGATCGACCAGCATTCCCAGCACAAACGGCGAGAGAATCGACGCAATCGGCCCGGCGGAGAAAGCATCGCCAATCAGCAATGACATCTCGTAACGAGTCATCACCAGGCCCAGCGTGACCGACCAACTCCCCCAAATAAAGAACTGCATAAACATCATTAACGACAGCCGCGGCACCAGAAAACGGTGCGTTACGCGGGCACTTTCACGACCTTCGGTTGTTGTTGTCATGTTGACCGCCTTAAAAAAGTAATCGATTACAAAATAGATTCAAATGAAAAGTAATCGATTACAAAAAGAAGATCGCGGGAAAAATGCGCTAAGCGCGAAGAAGATCACAATAAAAGATGATTATGCCCCGCCGGACGGCGGGGCTGTCACGCACTACGCCGGGCGGCGCAGGGTTTTAAAGGCCACAAACAGGAACAGGATCCACACCGGCAGCAGAATCGCCGACAGACGCATACCGTCGATCGTGCACATCAGCACCAGGATCAGCCCCAGGAAGGCGATGCAAAAATAGTTACTGCCAGGCGACAGCAGCGCTTTAAACTTCGACTCACGCCCCTTGCGCCGCTGGGCAGCACGGAATTTCAGGTGCGCCAAGCAGATCATTATCCAGTTCAGCAGCAGCGTCGCCACCACCAGCGCCATCAACAGGCCGAGTGCGCTCTGCGGCAGGAGGTAGTTAAGCAGCACCACCAGCGAGGTGATAATCCCGGAAAGCATCAGGGAGTTGACCGGTACGCCGCGCTTGCTGACGCGAGCAAGAAACTTCGGCGCGTTGCCCTGCACCGACAGGCCGAACAGCATCCGGCTATTGGAGTAAACGCCGCTGTTATAGACCGACAGCGAAGCCACCAGAATCACGAAGTTCAGCGCTGAAGCCACCACGTTACTGTCGAGATTATGGAAAATCATCACGAACGGACTGCTGTCGGATTTGATTTCCACCCACGGATAAAGAGCTAGCAGAACCACCAGCGAACCGATATAAAACAGCAAAATACGGTACACCACCTGGTTAACCGCTTTCGGAATGCTCTTCTCTGGATTGTGCGCTTCGGCGGCGGTAATGCCGATAAGCTCCAGCCCGCCGAAGGAGAACATGATCACCGCCAGCGACATAATCAG
This Klebsiella sp. RHBSTW-00484 DNA region includes the following protein-coding sequences:
- the pheP gene encoding phenylalanine transporter; the protein is MKDASTSSDAVEESGPTLHRGLQNRHIQLIALGGAIGTGLFLGIGPAIQMAGPAVLLGYAVAGIVAFLIMRQLGEMVVEEPVSGSFAHFAYKYWGPFAGFLSGWNYWVMFVLVGMAELTAAGIYMQYWLPDVPTWIWAAVFFIIINAVNLVNVRLYGEAEFWFALIKVLAIIGMIGFGLWMLFGGHGGSKAGIDNLWKYGGFFATGWHGLIMSLAVIMFSFGGLELIGITAAEAHNPEKSIPKAVNQVVYRILLFYIGSLVVLLALYPWVEIKSDSSPFVMIFHNLDSNVVASALNFVILVASLSVYNSGVYSNSRMLFGLSVQGNAPKFLARVSKRGVPVNSLMLSGIITSLVVLLNYLLPQSALGLLMALVVATLLLNWIMICLAHLKFRAAQRRKGRESKFKALLSPGSNYFCIAFLGLILVLMCTIDGMRLSAILLPVWILFLFVAFKTLRRPA
- a CDS encoding MFS transporter is translated as MTTTTEGRESARVTHRFLVPRLSLMMFMQFFIWGSWSVTLGLVMTRYEMSLLIGDAFSAGPIASILSPFVLGMLVDRFFASQKVMAVMHLAGAVILWFVPQALVAQNGALLIGLLFGYTLCYMPTLALTNNIAFHSLANVDKTFPVVRVFGTIGWIIAGIFIGVTGISDTTGIFTLAALCSVVLAVYSLTLPHTPAPAKGTPVQFRDLLCADAFALLKTRHFLIFSLCATLISIPLGTYYAYTASYLADAGVADVSTAMSFGQMSEIFFMLVIPLLFRRLGVKYMLLIGMAAWFVRYAFFALGVSEEGRFLLYLGILLHGVCYDFFFVVGFIYTDRVAGEKVKGQAQSMIVMFTYGIGMLLGSQISGALYNQLVAGQTVPQAWVTFWWIPAVAAAVIALIFLFSFQYNDKEQH